In Horticoccus luteus, the following proteins share a genomic window:
- a CDS encoding PIN/TRAM domain-containing protein, producing the protein MKTTIIAIRGVFVALCAASGWLVCYTVREWDHYWWLAAGIGLLIGLLVVLVDVLLKGFSLRGLSAITFGLAVGALISYLVGTSPLFDKGEDQIVFLARLALFIVSTYLCTVIALRGKDEFNLVIPYVRFVPQEVDVPLVVVDTSALIDGRIARLCDTGFLGGALVIPRFVLRELQAIAGSNDPQRQARGRRGLEVLNDLRRIPRLEIRVPESEVAKPEDVDAKLVFLAQSMRAKLLTTDYNLAKMAEFHGVTWLNLNLLAKAVRPELMLGETLEVELVKAGKDEGQGVGFLEDGSMVVVQGGREFVGRRVNAEIVSVLPSAGGKIVFARFPQELV; encoded by the coding sequence ATGAAGACGACGATCATCGCCATTCGAGGTGTGTTTGTGGCGCTCTGCGCGGCGTCGGGCTGGCTGGTGTGTTACACGGTGCGCGAGTGGGATCACTATTGGTGGCTGGCGGCGGGCATCGGGCTGTTGATCGGCTTGCTGGTGGTGCTGGTCGACGTGTTGTTGAAGGGATTTTCGCTGCGCGGGCTGTCGGCCATCACGTTTGGTTTGGCGGTGGGCGCGCTGATCTCGTATCTGGTGGGCACGTCGCCGCTGTTCGACAAGGGCGAGGACCAGATCGTGTTTCTCGCCCGGCTGGCGTTGTTCATCGTGAGCACGTATTTGTGCACGGTGATCGCGTTGCGCGGGAAGGATGAGTTTAACCTCGTGATTCCGTATGTGCGTTTCGTGCCGCAAGAAGTCGACGTGCCGCTGGTCGTGGTGGACACGAGTGCGCTGATCGACGGACGGATCGCGCGGTTGTGCGACACGGGGTTTCTCGGCGGGGCGCTGGTGATTCCGCGTTTCGTGCTGCGGGAGTTGCAAGCGATTGCGGGTTCGAATGACCCGCAGCGGCAGGCGCGCGGGCGGCGCGGACTGGAAGTGCTCAACGATCTGCGGCGCATCCCGCGGCTCGAAATCCGGGTGCCGGAAAGCGAAGTGGCCAAACCGGAAGACGTGGATGCGAAGCTGGTCTTCCTCGCGCAATCGATGCGCGCGAAGTTGCTGACCACGGACTACAATCTCGCCAAAATGGCGGAGTTCCACGGCGTCACGTGGCTGAATCTGAACTTGCTCGCGAAGGCGGTGCGGCCGGAGTTGATGCTGGGAGAAACGTTGGAGGTGGAGCTGGTGAAGGCGGGCAAAGACGAAGGGCAGGGCGTGGGATTTTTGGAAGACGGCTCGATGGTCGTCGTGCAAGGCGGACGGGAGTTCGTCGGCCGGCGCGTGAACGCCGAGATCGTCAGCGTGCTGCCGTCGGCGGGCGGGAAGATTGTCTTCGCGCGTTTCCCGCAGGAGCTGGTGTAG
- a CDS encoding EVE domain-containing protein has protein sequence MTNQYWLVKSEPASYSWTDFVRDGRADWTGVRNYAARNNLQAMRAGDHVLFYESVTTKAVVGLAEVTKTAFPDPTADEPAWVAVGLKPLQPLPKPVTLAQIKADDALVDIALLRLSRLSVVPLKPAEFSHLVRLGGGKSRPR, from the coding sequence ATGACAAATCAATACTGGTTGGTGAAGTCCGAACCCGCTTCCTATTCGTGGACTGATTTCGTCCGCGATGGTCGCGCCGACTGGACCGGCGTCCGCAATTACGCCGCCCGCAATAATCTCCAGGCCATGCGCGCGGGCGACCACGTTCTCTTCTACGAGAGCGTCACCACCAAAGCCGTCGTTGGCCTCGCCGAGGTCACGAAGACCGCCTTCCCCGATCCCACCGCCGACGAACCCGCCTGGGTCGCCGTCGGCTTGAAGCCACTGCAACCGCTCCCGAAACCCGTCACGCTCGCGCAAATCAAAGCCGACGATGCGCTCGTCGACATCGCGTTGCTGCGCCTCAGCCGCCTTTCCGTCGTGCCGTTGAAACCCGCCGAATTCTCCCACCTCGTCCGGCTCGGCGGCGGGAAAAGCCGCCCGCGCTGA
- a CDS encoding SUMF1/EgtB/PvdO family nonheme iron enzyme, which yields MSYEDAHHPVRWKRWILGALGVAALGALYYFLATLGPNIAAPGNATPAVTTLNAGQYKVSGDIAALERAAEAPGQTAAEQVATLETAIEKQRALNAAVAQVGRDQQERLERLERARASLAMAAKGAELEALLNEAEAEGTAGHAGRALAKYRAALALQHAINLSPADARLKDFARELQLTQRVERGDLAPLAAAVREAEERIAAATDAGDWDALVQALKDAREAQLTINQKFARSADANIGAIDRYDAELARYAARAQRTESDKRERGADAAMEARRWLDATAWYAMAQSVQRELNERFPQSRFASAERVEALEVKRQTAESAAPLDEVVALDREAAAFLRKRQILAAEDDVAKAAAQVAAVAAKWPKSTRLTPGLKLKLEFLLHAQGRLSAWQDGIYAQLLPLPGNERGLILRGPVDQRLYGAVMTDNPSRTRGDAQPVESVTWAEAQEFCQRTGWLLGAVVRLPTAHELEAAVASGAADAQLYARRGSVAEWLQAESAAPEAPVSPLAGRAGEPAGRSAATTTVDKKSRAADRGFRVVVEWPRE from the coding sequence ATGTCTTACGAAGACGCTCATCATCCCGTGCGCTGGAAGCGATGGATTCTGGGCGCGCTGGGAGTGGCGGCGCTGGGGGCGCTGTATTATTTTTTGGCGACACTCGGGCCGAACATCGCGGCGCCGGGGAATGCCACGCCGGCGGTCACGACGTTGAACGCCGGGCAATACAAGGTCTCGGGCGACATCGCCGCGTTGGAGCGGGCAGCGGAAGCGCCGGGACAGACAGCGGCGGAGCAGGTGGCAACGCTCGAGACGGCCATCGAGAAACAGCGGGCGTTGAATGCGGCGGTGGCGCAGGTCGGCCGCGATCAGCAGGAGCGGTTGGAGCGTTTGGAGCGCGCGCGGGCGTCGCTGGCGATGGCGGCGAAAGGCGCGGAGCTGGAGGCGTTGTTGAACGAAGCAGAGGCGGAGGGAACGGCGGGCCATGCGGGTCGCGCGCTGGCGAAGTATCGGGCGGCGCTCGCGCTGCAGCACGCGATCAACCTTAGCCCGGCGGATGCGCGGTTGAAGGATTTCGCGCGGGAGTTGCAACTCACGCAACGCGTGGAGCGCGGCGATCTGGCGCCGCTCGCGGCGGCGGTGCGCGAGGCGGAGGAACGCATCGCAGCGGCGACGGACGCGGGCGATTGGGATGCGCTCGTGCAGGCGTTGAAGGACGCGCGGGAGGCGCAGTTGACGATCAACCAGAAATTCGCGCGCTCGGCGGACGCGAATATCGGGGCGATCGATCGCTACGATGCGGAACTGGCGCGCTACGCGGCGCGGGCGCAGCGGACGGAGAGCGACAAGCGCGAACGCGGGGCGGATGCGGCGATGGAGGCGCGGCGGTGGCTGGATGCCACGGCGTGGTATGCGATGGCGCAAAGCGTGCAGCGCGAACTCAACGAGCGGTTTCCGCAGAGCCGGTTTGCGTCGGCGGAAAGGGTTGAGGCGCTGGAGGTGAAGCGGCAGACGGCGGAATCGGCGGCACCGCTCGACGAAGTGGTCGCGCTTGATCGCGAAGCCGCGGCGTTTTTGCGCAAGCGGCAGATTCTGGCGGCGGAGGACGATGTGGCGAAGGCGGCGGCGCAAGTGGCGGCGGTGGCGGCGAAGTGGCCGAAGAGCACGCGGCTGACGCCGGGATTGAAGTTGAAGCTGGAATTTTTGCTGCATGCGCAAGGGCGGTTGAGCGCGTGGCAGGACGGGATTTATGCGCAGTTGCTGCCGTTGCCGGGCAACGAACGCGGGTTGATTCTGCGCGGGCCGGTTGATCAACGGCTGTATGGGGCGGTGATGACCGACAATCCCAGTCGCACGCGCGGAGATGCGCAGCCGGTGGAATCCGTCACGTGGGCGGAGGCGCAGGAGTTTTGCCAGCGGACGGGCTGGCTGCTGGGCGCCGTGGTGCGTTTACCCACGGCGCACGAGTTGGAGGCGGCAGTGGCGAGCGGTGCGGCAGATGCGCAACTCTACGCGCGACGCGGCAGCGTGGCGGAATGGTTGCAGGCCGAATCCGCCGCGCCGGAGGCGCCGGTGAGCCCGCTGGCCGGCCGCGCCGGTGAGCCGGCGGGAAGGTCGGCGGCAACGACGACGGTGGACAAGAAGTCGCGCGCCGCGGACCGGGGCTTTCGCGTGGTGGTCGAATGGCCGCGCGAGTGA
- a CDS encoding prephenate dehydrogenase: MFRQISILAPGLLGGSVAQAARARGLAKQIVIWARRPEVRLALRGQPWCDATADSPAAAVRDADLIVLAPPVDRIAPLTAEIADHVAPGALVTDVGSVKAEISRLGHAALSGRAHFVGSHPMAGSAHTGWENASPDLFAHRVCFVTPRPDTDPAAAERVARFWRELGSEVVTVAPDAHDEIVAHISHLPQVLATTLCTFLAARQPGWRNFAGGGLRDTTRIAASDPAMWRAILEQNRDEILRALRAFQDELQGFSAALANRDYLELTARLERGKTFREQFRPLP; the protein is encoded by the coding sequence GTGTTTCGCCAGATTTCCATTCTCGCACCCGGTTTGCTCGGCGGCTCCGTCGCTCAAGCCGCCCGCGCCCGCGGCCTCGCGAAACAAATCGTGATCTGGGCCCGCCGCCCTGAGGTGCGCCTCGCGTTGCGCGGTCAGCCGTGGTGCGACGCCACCGCCGACTCCCCCGCCGCCGCCGTGCGCGACGCCGACCTCATCGTCCTCGCTCCACCCGTCGATCGCATCGCGCCCCTGACGGCGGAGATCGCCGACCATGTCGCGCCCGGCGCCCTCGTCACCGACGTCGGCAGTGTGAAAGCCGAAATCTCCCGCCTCGGCCACGCCGCGCTCTCCGGCCGCGCGCACTTCGTCGGCTCGCATCCCATGGCCGGCTCCGCCCACACCGGCTGGGAAAACGCCTCGCCCGATCTTTTCGCGCACCGCGTGTGCTTTGTCACACCGCGGCCCGACACCGATCCCGCCGCCGCCGAACGCGTCGCCCGCTTCTGGCGCGAGCTCGGCAGCGAAGTCGTGACGGTCGCCCCCGATGCCCACGACGAGATCGTCGCGCACATCAGCCACCTCCCGCAGGTGCTCGCCACCACGCTCTGCACTTTCCTCGCCGCGCGCCAACCAGGCTGGCGCAACTTTGCCGGCGGCGGATTGCGCGACACCACCCGCATCGCCGCCAGCGACCCCGCGATGTGGCGCGCCATCCTCGAGCAAAACCGCGACGAAATCCTCCGCGCGCTCCGCGCGTTCCAAGACGAGCTGCAGGGCTTTTCCGCCGCGCTCGCCAACCGCGATTACCTCGAACTCACTGCGCGCCTCGAACGCGGCAAAACGTTCCGCGAACAATTCCGGCCCCTGCCCTGA
- the aroA gene encoding 3-phosphoshikimate 1-carboxyvinyltransferase, which translates to MTFPDLLPIQPFTRPVQGAVTLPGSKSLTNRALLLAALCDQPVTLTGALFSEDTTLMAAALRQLGFTVETNADAGTARVAGQENAFQSTAPVDLFVGLAGTAARFLTALCAAAPRGVYRLDGVPQMRKRPMKPLLDALRALGADIRCPGEEGFFPLEIHAAGLRGGSVAVDASESSQLLSALLMVAPLARGPVDVTLPGRVRWTFVEMTFRLMAEFGVKISPHEKTRFALSPARYVSSGDYAIEPDASAASYFQALPLVVGGELTFPGLRPPGEGLQGDSAFAGVLTRVRARPPGATLDEDFHEISDTFLTLAAIAPLLGGPTRISGIAHTRKQETDRVAGMARELTRLGQHVIESDDALEIHPRPLRTDTTIETYGDHRFAMSFGILGCHDLHRSGRPWLTVRDPACCTKTFPHFFELLAELRKKSLSA; encoded by the coding sequence ATGACTTTCCCCGACCTTCTGCCGATTCAACCCTTCACCCGCCCGGTGCAAGGCGCCGTGACGCTGCCCGGTTCGAAGAGCCTCACCAATCGCGCGCTCCTCCTCGCCGCGTTGTGCGACCAACCCGTCACGCTCACGGGCGCGCTCTTCAGCGAAGACACCACGCTCATGGCCGCGGCCCTCCGCCAGCTCGGCTTCACCGTGGAAACGAATGCCGACGCCGGCACCGCCCGCGTCGCCGGCCAGGAAAACGCGTTTCAGTCCACCGCGCCCGTCGATCTCTTCGTCGGCCTCGCCGGCACCGCCGCCCGCTTTCTCACCGCGCTTTGCGCCGCCGCGCCCCGCGGTGTCTATCGTCTCGACGGCGTCCCGCAGATGCGCAAACGGCCGATGAAACCGCTGCTCGACGCCCTGCGCGCCCTCGGCGCCGACATCCGTTGCCCCGGCGAAGAAGGTTTTTTCCCGCTCGAAATCCACGCCGCCGGCCTCCGCGGCGGCTCCGTCGCCGTCGATGCGAGCGAAAGCAGCCAGCTCCTCTCCGCGCTCCTGATGGTCGCGCCGCTCGCGCGCGGCCCCGTCGACGTCACACTCCCCGGTCGCGTGCGCTGGACGTTTGTCGAGATGACGTTTCGCCTCATGGCGGAGTTCGGCGTAAAAATATCTCCCCACGAGAAAACGCGTTTCGCCCTTTCGCCCGCCCGCTACGTATCGTCCGGCGACTACGCCATCGAGCCCGACGCTTCCGCCGCGAGTTATTTCCAAGCGCTCCCGCTTGTCGTCGGCGGCGAACTCACGTTTCCCGGGCTGCGCCCGCCCGGCGAAGGCCTGCAGGGTGACTCCGCGTTTGCCGGCGTGCTCACACGTGTGCGCGCGCGTCCGCCCGGTGCGACGCTCGACGAAGACTTTCACGAAATCTCCGACACCTTCCTCACCCTCGCCGCCATCGCGCCGCTCCTCGGCGGGCCGACGCGCATCAGCGGCATCGCCCACACCCGCAAACAGGAAACCGACCGCGTCGCCGGCATGGCCCGCGAGCTCACGCGCCTCGGCCAGCACGTGATCGAATCCGACGACGCTCTCGAAATTCACCCGCGCCCACTGCGCACGGACACCACGATCGAGACCTACGGCGACCACCGTTTCGCCATGAGCTTCGGGATTCTGGGCTGCCACGACCTCCACCGCAGCGGCCGCCCGTGGCTCACCGTGCGCGACCCGGCCTGCTGCACGAAAACTTTCCCGCACTTTTTTGAGTTGCTGGCGGAGTTGCGCAAAAAATCCTTGTCCGCGTGA
- the cmk gene encoding (d)CMP kinase, producing MTSTPFLIVAIDGGAASGKSSSSRTLSERFNLLHVDTGSYYRAVTAEMLRQNVRADDPAAVHAALARLALGTRVDGRSAVMTLGDRAAGDEIRSREVNDHVSHFAAIPELRAALLTYQRSQADVARAHGFRGLVMEGRDIGSVIFPDADFRFFLHADQVERARRRAQEGQQDSIAERDRLDSSRKASPLTCPAGATSIDTTHLTLAEVVDRMAAAIATKLPA from the coding sequence ATGACCAGCACCCCCTTTCTCATCGTCGCGATCGATGGCGGCGCCGCGTCCGGCAAGTCCTCCTCCTCGCGCACGCTGAGCGAGCGTTTCAACCTGCTCCACGTCGACACCGGCTCCTATTACCGCGCGGTCACCGCGGAAATGCTGCGGCAAAACGTCCGCGCAGACGACCCCGCCGCCGTGCACGCCGCGCTCGCCCGCCTCGCCCTCGGCACCCGCGTCGACGGCCGCTCCGCCGTCATGACGCTCGGCGATCGCGCCGCGGGCGACGAAATTCGCAGCCGCGAAGTCAACGACCACGTCTCCCACTTCGCCGCGATCCCCGAACTCCGCGCCGCGCTCCTCACCTATCAACGCAGCCAGGCCGACGTCGCCCGCGCGCACGGCTTTCGCGGGCTGGTGATGGAGGGGCGCGACATCGGCTCCGTGATTTTTCCCGACGCCGATTTCCGTTTCTTTCTTCACGCCGACCAGGTCGAGCGCGCCCGCCGCCGTGCGCAGGAAGGCCAGCAGGATTCGATCGCCGAACGCGACCGCCTCGACTCCTCGCGCAAAGCCTCGCCGCTCACCTGCCCGGCGGGCGCCACGTCGATCGATACGACCCACCTCACCTTGGCCGAAGTTGTCGACCGCATGGCCGCCGCCATCGCCACGAAACTCCCCGCATGA
- a CDS encoding lysophospholipid acyltransferase family protein, whose protein sequence is MSRVFRQVEMEPVYGFFHYLSTVIYSLAFRGEIVGQENLPATGAFLIASNHASYIDPPVLGSAVPRQLCFFARKTLWKPGIASWWLDTVGTIPVDRDGGQDISALKRVLRTLKENKGLILFPEGTRSPDGNLQPPKAGVGFIVCRSQVPVVPARIFGSFEAFGRQSGLRLGRPISIVFGTPLSPADYDDPADGKERYQRASERIMAAIARLNLPPPVVV, encoded by the coding sequence ATGAGCCGCGTGTTCCGCCAAGTCGAGATGGAGCCGGTTTACGGCTTCTTCCACTATCTGAGCACGGTCATTTACAGCCTGGCGTTTCGCGGCGAAATCGTCGGCCAGGAAAACCTGCCCGCGACCGGCGCATTTCTGATCGCCTCCAATCACGCGAGCTACATCGACCCGCCTGTGCTCGGCTCCGCGGTCCCCCGGCAACTCTGCTTTTTCGCGCGCAAAACCCTTTGGAAACCCGGCATCGCCTCGTGGTGGCTCGACACCGTGGGCACGATTCCCGTCGATCGCGATGGCGGTCAGGACATCAGCGCGTTGAAACGCGTGCTGCGCACGTTGAAGGAAAACAAAGGCCTGATTCTTTTTCCCGAAGGCACGCGCTCGCCCGACGGTAATTTGCAGCCCCCGAAGGCTGGCGTCGGCTTCATTGTCTGCCGTTCGCAAGTCCCCGTGGTGCCCGCGCGCATTTTCGGCTCGTTCGAAGCGTTTGGCCGCCAGAGCGGCCTGCGCCTCGGCCGCCCGATCTCCATCGTGTTCGGAACACCGCTTTCGCCCGCCGATTACGACGATCCGGCTGACGGCAAAGAACGTTATCAACGCGCCAGCGAACGCATCATGGCCGCGATTGCGCGCCTGAATCTGCCGCCGCCGGTTGTCGTCTAA
- the trpS gene encoding tryptophan--tRNA ligase, translated as MRILTGITPSGTLHIGNYFGAMRPAIELQDRGEAFYFIADYHSMTALTDPVRRRQFTLEIALDWLACGLDPQKAVFWKQSDLPEVCELTWLIGSLTPMGLLERAHSYKDKTAKGISPNFGLFAYPVLMAADILLYDTNLVPVGKDQKQHVEMTRDIAIKFNQTYGETFVVPEEEIRGEVAVVPGLDGQKMSKSYGNTVEIFGDEKALRKKIMGIVMDSRTPAEPKPDAEKNLAIQLLKLVAPADAAADFENRLRAGGLGYGDLKKALFEHYWNYFAPYRVKRAELAANLDYVESVLRDGAQRARATASGVLQRARKACGIE; from the coding sequence ATGCGCATCCTCACTGGCATCACGCCCTCGGGCACCTTGCATATCGGCAACTATTTCGGCGCGATGCGACCGGCGATCGAACTGCAGGATCGCGGCGAGGCGTTTTACTTCATCGCGGATTATCACTCGATGACGGCCCTGACCGATCCGGTGCGCCGGCGGCAGTTCACGCTGGAAATCGCCCTCGACTGGCTGGCGTGCGGGCTCGATCCGCAGAAGGCGGTGTTTTGGAAGCAGAGCGATCTGCCGGAGGTGTGCGAACTCACGTGGCTGATCGGCTCGCTGACGCCGATGGGACTCTTGGAACGCGCGCACAGTTACAAAGACAAGACGGCGAAGGGCATTTCGCCGAACTTCGGTTTGTTCGCTTATCCCGTGCTCATGGCCGCCGACATTCTGCTCTACGACACAAACCTCGTGCCGGTTGGGAAAGATCAGAAGCAGCACGTGGAAATGACGCGCGACATCGCCATCAAGTTCAACCAGACCTACGGCGAAACGTTCGTGGTGCCGGAGGAGGAAATCCGCGGCGAAGTGGCCGTGGTGCCGGGGCTCGATGGCCAGAAGATGAGCAAGAGCTACGGCAACACGGTGGAGATTTTCGGCGACGAGAAAGCCCTGCGGAAAAAAATCATGGGCATCGTGATGGATTCGCGCACACCGGCGGAACCGAAGCCGGACGCAGAGAAAAATCTCGCGATCCAACTTTTGAAGCTCGTGGCGCCGGCTGACGCGGCGGCGGACTTTGAGAATCGCCTGCGCGCAGGCGGTCTTGGTTATGGCGATTTGAAGAAGGCGCTCTTCGAGCACTACTGGAATTACTTTGCGCCGTATCGCGTGAAGCGCGCGGAGCTCGCGGCCAATCTGGATTACGTGGAAAGTGTGTTGCGCGACGGTGCGCAGCGGGCGCGCGCGACGGCGAGCGGGGTGCTCCAGCGCGCGCGCAAGGCGTGCGGCATCGAGTGA
- a CDS encoding UDP-N-acetylglucosamine diphosphorylase — MKAAELFDLPESLRVFAAYFPAEAAPWAWVKEIGRALAAQAFEGTLPPRPPGVQVDGLVYLHPTVKLPAHATIIGPTWIGAGTEIRPGAFIRGNVIVGERCVLGNACEFKNCLLLDRVQVPHFSYVGDSVLGNGAHLGAGVICSNLRLDQQNVTVDLPEGRVDSGRRKLGALIGDGAEVGCNAVLNPGTILGRRALVMPLTSFSGTLPAATLVRNRPALQMLARRD, encoded by the coding sequence ATGAAAGCTGCCGAATTGTTCGATCTGCCCGAGTCGTTGAGGGTGTTTGCCGCGTATTTTCCGGCGGAGGCGGCGCCATGGGCGTGGGTGAAGGAGATCGGCCGGGCGCTCGCGGCGCAGGCGTTTGAGGGGACCCTGCCACCGCGTCCGCCGGGCGTGCAGGTGGACGGATTGGTTTATCTGCATCCGACGGTGAAGCTGCCGGCGCATGCGACGATCATCGGTCCGACGTGGATTGGCGCCGGCACGGAAATCCGGCCGGGGGCGTTTATCCGCGGCAACGTGATCGTGGGCGAACGCTGCGTGCTGGGCAACGCGTGCGAGTTCAAAAATTGCCTGCTGCTCGATCGCGTGCAGGTGCCGCATTTCAGCTACGTCGGCGATTCGGTGCTGGGCAATGGCGCGCATCTCGGCGCCGGCGTGATCTGCTCCAATCTGCGGCTCGACCAGCAGAACGTGACGGTCGATCTGCCCGAGGGGCGCGTGGACAGCGGGCGGCGAAAATTGGGCGCGTTGATCGGCGACGGCGCGGAAGTCGGGTGCAACGCGGTGCTCAATCCCGGGACAATTCTCGGGCGGCGGGCGTTGGTGATGCCGTTGACTTCGTTCAGCGGCACGCTGCCGGCGGCGACGCTCGTGCGCAACCGGCCGGCGTTGCAAATGCTGGCGCGGCGGGACTGA
- a CDS encoding lipase maturation factor family protein — protein MTAPRSSANSALKRGISGVGRELKAFAGLGDATFLWPRWFVLRAIGLVYVLVFSGVIVEREALIGPQGIAPLGEFFSFVKELHAGAAADLLHAPSLFWLNASPTMVTLLAWGGLVAAVALVLNLWPRMALFACWLLLLSFVATWQIFSGTQVDQLMLEAALLCIPFAPAGYRPGLGEASPPRPITVFMVRWFLFRVMFESGLVKVFVGDPHWRDFSALDVLYETSPFPTIIGYFDHHLPHAQHVIETGLTWLAEIVAPLVAIFGGRRGRWFAFVAWVGFQAGIQLTNNFGWLNTAAAAFGLVLLDDQMLASAAGWMRWSRLQHWIATRAALAQPVRPLPRWRRYGLRAALWTHFYVTIYVFALYLGLPETTRPFSLLAPLKTLFADFHSANPYTLYAGLLPERHAVEFEGSNDNGRTWRVYPFRYQPQRPDRMSGFIAPWYPRFEATLQVEATGDKLSPVFGVVARRLLEGSPAVLARFASNPFPDHPPTMMRLPVYRLRFTDWATYRATGNYWRKDYLGDYQPMLYVDDEGQVTVAASILDEVRVMAERGNAAAAQRLGLMYADGNGTAKNSRAAAKWLQLAAEHGETEARTRLGMMYTYGDGVAKNSVVAAQWFRLAAEQGDPVAEFFLGLSFAAGAGVPRDDAAAAAWYRQAAEQGHALAQYNLGLMYLQGQGLTADPAEAYVWFEVAALSGNQEGARGRDVAARALNAEQQAAAEKHAQAIVAKLKAAAVSPVK, from the coding sequence GTGACCGCGCCTCGTTCCTCTGCCAACTCCGCCTTAAAGCGTGGCATCAGCGGGGTGGGGCGGGAGCTGAAGGCGTTTGCGGGGCTCGGCGACGCGACGTTCCTTTGGCCGCGATGGTTCGTGTTGCGGGCGATCGGGTTGGTTTACGTGCTCGTTTTCAGCGGCGTCATCGTGGAGCGGGAGGCGTTGATCGGACCGCAAGGCATCGCGCCGTTGGGCGAATTTTTTTCGTTCGTGAAGGAATTGCACGCCGGTGCGGCGGCGGATCTGCTGCACGCGCCGAGTCTGTTCTGGCTGAACGCAAGTCCGACGATGGTGACGCTGCTGGCGTGGGGCGGACTCGTTGCGGCGGTGGCGTTGGTGCTCAATTTGTGGCCGCGGATGGCGCTGTTTGCGTGCTGGCTGTTGCTGCTGTCGTTTGTGGCGACGTGGCAGATTTTTTCGGGCACGCAGGTGGATCAATTGATGCTCGAGGCGGCGTTGCTGTGCATTCCGTTCGCGCCGGCGGGATATCGACCGGGCCTCGGAGAGGCGTCACCGCCGCGGCCGATCACGGTGTTCATGGTGCGGTGGTTTTTGTTTCGTGTGATGTTCGAGTCGGGGTTGGTGAAAGTCTTCGTGGGCGATCCGCATTGGCGGGATTTTTCGGCGCTGGATGTGCTTTATGAGACCAGTCCGTTTCCGACGATCATCGGCTATTTCGATCACCACTTGCCGCACGCCCAGCATGTGATTGAGACGGGGCTGACATGGCTGGCGGAAATCGTGGCGCCGCTGGTCGCGATTTTCGGTGGACGCCGCGGGCGGTGGTTTGCGTTCGTGGCGTGGGTGGGATTTCAGGCGGGCATCCAGCTCACGAATAATTTCGGCTGGCTCAACACGGCGGCGGCGGCGTTCGGTCTTGTGCTGCTGGATGACCAGATGCTCGCGTCGGCCGCGGGTTGGATGCGTTGGTCGCGGTTGCAGCATTGGATCGCGACGCGCGCGGCGCTGGCGCAGCCCGTCCGGCCGCTGCCGCGGTGGCGACGCTACGGCCTGCGTGCGGCGTTGTGGACGCACTTTTATGTGACGATTTATGTGTTCGCACTCTACCTGGGACTGCCGGAAACGACGCGGCCCTTTTCGCTGCTCGCGCCGTTGAAAACGCTGTTCGCGGATTTTCACAGTGCGAATCCGTATACGCTTTACGCGGGCTTGTTGCCGGAGCGGCACGCCGTGGAGTTTGAAGGTTCCAACGACAATGGCCGGACGTGGCGGGTGTATCCGTTTCGCTACCAGCCGCAGCGGCCGGATCGCATGAGCGGTTTCATCGCGCCGTGGTATCCGCGGTTCGAGGCGACGCTGCAGGTCGAGGCGACGGGCGACAAGCTCTCGCCGGTCTTTGGCGTGGTGGCGCGGCGCTTGTTGGAGGGCAGTCCGGCGGTGCTGGCGCGTTTCGCGAGCAATCCGTTTCCCGATCATCCGCCGACGATGATGCGCCTGCCGGTTTATCGCCTGCGGTTCACCGATTGGGCCACCTACCGAGCGACCGGCAACTATTGGCGGAAGGACTACCTCGGCGATTATCAACCGATGTTGTATGTCGACGACGAAGGGCAGGTGACGGTGGCGGCGTCGATTCTGGACGAAGTGCGCGTGATGGCGGAGCGCGGCAATGCCGCGGCGGCGCAACGGCTCGGGTTGATGTATGCCGACGGCAACGGCACGGCGAAGAACAGTCGTGCGGCGGCGAAGTGGTTGCAGCTGGCGGCGGAGCACGGCGAAACGGAGGCGCGGACGCGGCTGGGGATGATGTATACGTATGGCGACGGGGTGGCCAAAAACAGCGTGGTCGCGGCGCAGTGGTTTCGGCTGGCGGCGGAGCAGGGCGATCCGGTGGCGGAGTTTTTCCTTGGGCTGAGCTTTGCCGCGGGAGCGGGTGTGCCGCGCGACGACGCGGCTGCGGCGGCGTGGTATCGCCAGGCGGCGGAGCAGGGCCACGCCCTCGCGCAATACAATCTCGGGCTGATGTATCTCCAAGGGCAGGGTCTGACGGCGGATCCTGCGGAAGCGTATGTGTGGTTTGAAGTCGCGGCATTGTCGGGCAACCAGGAAGGCGCGCGCGGGCGCGACGTCGCGGCGCGCGCGTTGAACGCGGAGCAGCAAGCGGCGGCGGAAAAACACGCGCAGGCGATCGTGGCGAAGTTAAAGGCGGCGGCCGTGAGTCCGGTGAAATGA